The Pseudomonas sp. HR96 genome includes a region encoding these proteins:
- a CDS encoding sensor histidine kinase, giving the protein MRLSRFLIENIEPIVQEWQNFARSLQIKGKSLDAEALRDHAARMIRTIAADLNTEQSAQQQIEKSQGHGPSDTGSAAREHAISRLMTGFSLNQVVAEFRALRASVMRHWMKQVKLGEPFEAQDMIRFNEAIDQALVESVASYTEAVEASRDIFLGVLGHDLRSPLSAIMLSAEGLLRTANSGAKATKAAARILTSVERASIIVGDLLDFTRVQLGPGIPVQRTLLNVAPICERIVGECRASHPGAKLILKSSGQTKGYFDGARLEQVFSNLIGNALQHGKEGTPVTVTLETTGNALEFRVHNNGTVIPQERLAALFNPIGQYSLQTSQDRSPQASMGLGLYIAAQIVAAHDGVIEATSDEKRGTEFVVKMPLAESAPHGVTI; this is encoded by the coding sequence ATGCGCTTGTCCCGCTTCTTGATTGAAAACATCGAACCCATTGTTCAAGAGTGGCAAAATTTCGCCCGCTCCCTGCAGATCAAGGGCAAATCTCTTGATGCCGAGGCGCTGCGTGATCACGCCGCCCGAATGATTAGGACAATCGCGGCCGATCTCAACACCGAGCAATCTGCTCAACAGCAAATCGAAAAATCACAGGGGCACGGCCCTTCTGATACGGGCAGCGCCGCCAGGGAGCATGCCATCAGCCGCTTGATGACGGGTTTTTCGCTCAACCAGGTTGTAGCGGAATTCCGGGCGTTGCGTGCCAGCGTGATGCGCCACTGGATGAAACAGGTCAAGCTCGGCGAGCCGTTTGAAGCGCAGGACATGATCCGTTTCAATGAAGCCATTGATCAGGCACTAGTGGAGTCCGTTGCCAGCTATACCGAGGCGGTCGAAGCTTCGCGTGATATTTTCCTGGGAGTGCTGGGCCACGATTTGCGCTCACCCTTGAGTGCAATCATGTTGAGCGCTGAGGGACTGCTGCGCACCGCAAACTCAGGAGCCAAGGCCACTAAGGCTGCAGCACGGATCCTCACAAGTGTTGAGCGTGCGTCGATCATCGTTGGCGACCTGCTTGATTTCACCCGCGTGCAGCTCGGGCCAGGGATACCTGTCCAGCGAACATTGCTCAACGTTGCGCCCATATGCGAGCGGATCGTCGGTGAATGTCGAGCAAGCCATCCTGGTGCCAAACTGATATTGAAGTCTTCAGGGCAGACAAAGGGCTATTTTGATGGGGCTCGGCTCGAGCAGGTATTTTCCAATCTGATAGGCAATGCGCTGCAACATGGCAAGGAAGGAACACCGGTCACGGTGACTCTTGAAACTACAGGCAATGCCCTGGAATTTCGCGTTCATAACAATGGCACTGTCATTCCTCAGGAGCGGCTTGCTGCGTTGTTCAATCCCATAGGGCAATATTCTCTGCAAACCTCCCAGGATCGTAGCCCACAAGCAAGCATGGGGCTGGGCTTATACATCGCGGCCCAGATCGTGGCGGCGCATGACGGCGTTATTGAAGCTACCTCAGACGAGAAGCGGGGAACGGAATTTGTTGTGAAAATGCCACTCGCTGAATCGGCACCCCACGGAGTGACCATCTGA